The segment CTTGGAATAAAGTGGTCATGGTCGAGGTATTACCTTGCATGCCCATGGATTCGTCTGCCCGCATGACCGGCCCTGACACCGCGCGAAGCGCCCGCTTCGAGTCGCTGGTGCTGCCGCATCTCGACGCGGCCTACAATCTGGCGCGATGGCTGGCGCGCGATGCCGGCGATGCGCAGGACGTGGTGCAGGAAGCGATGCTTCGCGCGCTGCGTTACTTCGACAGTTTCCATGGTAGCGATGCGCGGGTGTGGCTACTCACCATCGTGCGCCACACCTATTACACGATGCGCAGCAAGCATCGGCAGGACGACCTGCATGCGGAGCTCGACGACGACCTCCATCCGGTGGCGGACGAAAGCCCTTCGCCGGAAACGCTCACCCTGCTCGCCGTCGACGTGGGCGCCCTGCGCGCCGCATTGGAACGCATGCCGCCACCGCTACGCGAAGTCATCGTGCTGCGCGAACTGGAGGAGTGCTCGTACAAGGAGATCGCGGCCATCATCGAACAACGCATCGGCACCGTGATGTCGCGACTGGCCCGCGCACGCGAACGCCTGCGCGCCGAACTGGG is part of the Dyella jiangningensis genome and harbors:
- a CDS encoding sigma-70 family RNA polymerase sigma factor, which produces MTGPDTARSARFESLVLPHLDAAYNLARWLARDAGDAQDVVQEAMLRALRYFDSFHGSDARVWLLTIVRHTYYTMRSKHRQDDLHAELDDDLHPVADESPSPETLTLLAVDVGALRAALERMPPPLREVIVLRELEECSYKEIAAIIEQRIGTVMSRLARARERLRAELGHHPKEVRRHDVR